In Oncorhynchus tshawytscha isolate Ot180627B linkage group LG01, Otsh_v2.0, whole genome shotgun sequence, the genomic stretch TTCTGCATGACTGGATTAATTCAACTGAGTGTTGTGATAATGCACATCCTGAAAACATTTACCTGTTTTTTTATCCTGTCTTTCACAGTGGAACCACGAGCTGAGCAAAAAGGAGGAAATGAGAAAGAAAACCAACTCCCGGGATGTTTACAACCAGTACAGAGTGCTTTCTATAGGCTGCAGACTGACTATACATTCAGGTTGTATAGATTTTACTGTTCAATTTGCTTGAAGATGTCTTGTCTTCTACTTTTAGACCATTTCATATTTGGATGCCCTAGCAACAGTATTTTCCACAAACACCAGAGTGAAGTGGTCGCCAAAGTTCAAGAGGACACAGtcatacaaaaatacaaaaagaaataaatgtttttggCACATTGTATTAATCACAATATTCTGTAGCAATAATACACATGAGGGATGACACTTCAGGGCCTCGCCAAACACCGTAGAACAGAATTGATTCAGAACCACATTTAGCTCTCTCTTTACATTTTCTTTACCTGAAGTTTGTCTTTTCTAAGAGGGATAgatagaatgaaagagagagaaaaagggacatGTAAAAAGATGGCTGTATCACTACAACTGGCCATGGTCTGTAGTCACATTTTTAAATATTGGATCACAGATTCTCTGTGATTCTCTGTGTGAACAGCATTAGGACGGATGCGTTTTTCAGGAGTACAGTACTATCCTCCAGATGATGCTTTTGCCTCCTTGCCTTCGGGCCAGCAGTGATCAAGTACTGTTCTTCAAATATACAGGACAATAATCTCCAGAATGTGTTGACGACCGAGTGAGTTTCAAGGTTACAAGAGCAGAAGAAAGCCCATAATGTTCGTAGTCCAAAGCCCATAACCCATAGCCCTAAAACTGTGACCAATTAAATGGCTTTGTAAGAGAGAGCCGCTTTAATGAATGTCCTTTCCTTCCCCACAGTTTGATGTTTCCCTGCTCAATGTTTTAGCCCCAGCCATTGCGGTGTCCATAGATCTCATATTGCTTGTCGGATTTGGTAACGCAATCCATGGCAATCTCATGCTTTCTTTTGCTGTTGCTGTATTCACGGTTCACTGTAATTGGTTGATTATGTTACCATTACACAGGAGATATTATAACACACACAATGAATTGGATACTTCTGTTCGACGTTGTCATGGATATACCATCCCGCCCCCCTCTCCTGACTGAGGGTCTGTGTAGGATTGACTGACAGTCACTTGTGCAGGGATCCACTCATACTGGACGACAAATGCAAGCACACTGCCACACCACCAGGGTGCTCTGTTCTGGCCCCCACTACCAGGACACACCACAACCAGGGCCttacacaccaccatctctgtcctctcccgCTCTGCCTAATAGGTGACTCTGCTTTGGAGACTATcgtccccctctcccactctctcacacagtcacCTCCGTCTTACTGTTGGTCACAAAGTAAGGCTGAGTGGGCAGGAAGTGCTGACTGTGGCTCTGGGAGCGGGACTGACTGAGCAGCTCATTGGTCTGCTCCACCGTGCACTGGGGCCTCTTGGAGCCGTAACCCTTCCTCCTACCCATCGTTTCAGTCCCGTCCCAGCCCTTCGGCCCCCTGGGGGCTGCGATGGTGTGGGAGCTGTAGGCCAGTGAGTGGTGTTGTTGCTGCTGAtattggtggtgttgttggtggtgaGGACCAGGAACCGTCCCGGTGTGGTGGTGAGGCCCCGGGAAAGTCCCCGTTCTAGTCATGCTGGACATGGTCATGGCTCCTGGACCTTTATTACTGAGCCTGTCACCACTGTTGCTGAGTCTTTGGGTCTTCTGTCCGTTCTGCTTGGGTGCGGTCAGCATGGTGGAGCCCTGGTAGGTGCTGGATAGGATGGGCAAACTGCTGGGCATCTCTGTGATGTAGGTGGCCACTGGCTTGGGGCCCAGGGAACCCAGGGTGCTGATGGGACTCAAAGGGTTGTTGTGCGCCATGGGGTTGTTGTGGGCCATGGGGTTGTTGTGGGCCATGGGGTTGTTGTGGGCCACGGGGTTGTTGTGGGCCATGGGGTTGTTGTGGGCCATGGAGTTGTTGTGGGCCATGGAGTTGTTGTGAGCCATGGGGTTGTTGTGGGCCATGGAGTTGTTTTGGGCCATGGGGTTGTTGTGGGCCATGGGGTTATTGTGGGCCATGGGGTTGTTGTGCGCCATGGGGTTGTTGTGGGCCATGGGGTTGTTGTGGGCCATGGGGTTGATGTGGGACATCGGCTTGATGTGGGACATAGTTTTGTTGTGGGACATGGGTTTGGTGTGGGACATGGGTTTGATGTGGGGCATGGGGTTGTTGTGGGGCATGGGGTTGTTGTGGAGCATGGAGCTGTTGTGGGGCATGGGGTTGTTGTGGGCCATAGGGTTGTTGTGGACCATGGGATTGATGTGGGGCATGGGGTTGATGTGGGGCATGGGGTTGATGTGGGGCATGGGGTTGATGTGGGGCATGGGGTTGATGTGGGGCATGGGGTTGTTGTGGGGCATGGGGTTGTTGTGGGGCATGGGGTTGTTGTGGGCCATGGGGTTGTTGTGGGCCATGGGGTTGTTGTGGGCCATGGGGTTGTTGTGGGCCATGGGGTTGTTGTGGGCCATGGGGTTATTGTAGGCCATGGGCTTGTTGTGGGCCATGGGGTTGTTGTGGGCCATGGGGTTGTTCATTGGATTGTGGGTCATGGTGGGGTtattcattaggttgtgggacaTAGCGTTGTTGGTCATGGGGTTAAGAGGTCGCATAGGGTTCATGTGTTGGAGGGGGAGGCCTCCTTTGGATGGCAGCTCCATCATCAGACGCGGTTTGTTGTAGAAGTCACCGTTGGACTTGGCCGCTGCATGGGGGTAGAGGCAGAAGCACAGGTTAGGGAAAGATGTTTCCCAGTTTATAACACAGATGGGCAACTACGGTCCTCAAGCACTTTTGGTATCCTATATACTGTAAAAGTAGAAAAAAGTATTATCTTTATTTACAAGGACAACATTATCAGTTATTTTTCAGGTTGTGCACTCACAATTACCTTCAACTCTGGTTcttacttgtcacgccctgaccttagagatcctttaaattctctgtttggtaggtcagggtgtgactagggtgggaaatctatgtttatatttctttgttggccgagtatggttcccaatcagaggcagctgtctatcgttgtctctgattggggaacaTACTTAGACAGCCCTTTTCCACACCGTATCATACCGATAACAAACATATAGCATTGTTCAGATAATAAGGAATTCACATCCTTCAGCCATGTCATTCAGGTTACATTCATCAcacccacactctctctcatgcTGCATCTCAGATTATCAATAGCAAATTTTATTATGAACATTAGTTTCCTTTATCGAGTCTAAaagaaaatatgttttcactttcacCCTGTGGGAGGAGAAACTTATATTATATTTCGATCAACCTTTCCAACGGACCTGGATTCATCCAGAAAGACTCCCCTCACGGAAAAACACATGAATTTCACGTGATCACATATGAttttatgtgaagttaatgtgataacatgtgcAAGACGTGATAACACGAACCGACACGTGACAACATTTGAGCACATGTGATAACCCAGGTGTCAAATGCAATTGAGATATTTTATCTTAAAAGGCATAATTGACATGATTCAAATTAAACAGTCATGGTCCCTGCAGGTTTTGCCTTGTTCCTGGTTTGTTCAAGGAACATCCCAATAAAGTTTTTAGGATGTTCTTAGAATGTTGTGTCATGGTCAGCTGGAAGTTTTTGTCTAGTTGCTGTgaaaatacagtaaatacactagTTACTGTATCTTTACAGCTAAATTAAGGTATGAATGTTAAATGACTGTATGCTGCTGTATGCTGATTACTTGGAACTCAATCTCAGCTGGGAATTTGAATTCACAAACTCTTGGTTGCTAGATACCTGAAGTTCCTGCTGCACCACCAGATCTCTGGACATAACGGAGATTGCCTATACATAAACTACtcttcaaaagtttgggttcacttagaaatgtccttgcttttgaaataaagccattttttgtccattaaaataacatcaaattgatcagaaatacagtgtagacattattaatgttgtaaattactattgtagctggaaactcctgattttttcatggaatatctacataaacgtacagaggcccattaacagcaaccatcactcctgtgttccaatgtcacgttgtgttagctaatccaagtttataattttaaaagcctaattgatcattagcaaacccttttgcaattatgttagcagagctggaaactgttgtcctgattatcGAAGCAATAAAACTATgcttttttagactagttgagtatctggagcatcggcatttgtgtgttcgattacaggctcaaaatggccagaaacaaataacttttttctgaaactagtcagtctattcttgtcctgagaaatgcgagaaattgccaagaaactgaagatcttgtacaacactgtgtactacacccttcacagaacagtgcgaactgagcaagaggaaaagtacattagagtgtctagtttgagaaacagactcctcacaagtcctcaacgggcagcttcattaaatagtacccacaaaacatcagtctcaacgtcaacagtgaagaggcaactccgggatgctggccgtTTTATATATGGAAAAACAGAtagtaaaaaatacataaaaaggAAGTTTGTTTTAAAGTTTTTGCCCTATATCtgagatgtatgtatgtatttttatatatagATTTTTACTTTGGCAATTTGGCAAtaaactacttccatatatacttccattaaCTTTTTAAACGGGCACCttgctaccttcagacgagtcttgtgaggcttgtgggcaTCCTAGACCAAAACAACCTCTCCATAGAGGTTGTCTTGGTGTATAGACCAAACtatttggacgctacagacagaagatgGCAGATCGACGGTactgacttcagacgagtcccgtgacgcTTGGGGGGTTGTagacggagaacaccatcgtgtttgtgagagtccaTAGAGGGATCATAGAGGGATCATATTAGCTTGTAGGCTAATCCGTTCAGCCGCAACACACGTTTTTGTGAAAAGACCgattttctcatggtctgacaaacaaatcaaatcaaatcaatgtttatttgtcacgtgcgccgaatacaagaggtgtagaccttacagtgaaatgcttacttacaggctctaaccaatagtgcaataaggtattaggtgaacaataggtaagtaaagaaataaaacaacagtaaaaagactggatatatacagtagcgaggctttaaaagtagcgaggctacatacagacaccggttagtcaggctgattgaggtagtatgtacatgtagatatggttaaagtgactatgatgaatatatgatgaacagagagtagcagtagcgtaaaagaggggttggcgggtgatgggtgggacacaatgcagatagcccggttagccaatgtgcaggagcactggttggtcggcccaattgagctagtatgtacatgaatgtatagttaaagtgactacacATATCTGATAAACAGagcgtagcagcagtgtaaaaagaggggtgggaggaggcacacaatgcaaatagtttgggtagccatttgagtaCCTGTTCAGGGGtgtaatggcttgggggtaaaaaactgttgagaagcctttttgtcctagacttggccctctggtaccgcttgccatgtgataatagagagaacagtctatgattggggtggctggggtctttgacaatttttagggccttcctctgacaccgcctggtgtagaggtcctggatggcaggcagcttagccccagtgatgtactgggccatacgcactaccctctgtagtgccttgcggtcagaggcccagcaattgccgtaccaggcagtgacgcaaccagtCTGGATGCTCTCgacgttgcagctgtagaaccttttgaggatctcaggacccatgccaaatcattttagtttcctgagggggaataggctttgtcgtgccctcttcacaactgtcttggtgtgtttggaccattctagtttgttgttgatgtggaaaccaaggaacttcaagctcaacctgctccactacagccccgttgatgagaatgcaggcgtgcttggtcctcattttcctgtagtccacaatcatctccttagtcttggttaggttgagggataggttgttattctggcaccacctggccaggtctctgacttcctccctataggctgtctcgtcgttgtcggtgatcaggcctaccactgttgtgttgtctgcaaacttaatgatggtgttggagtcgtgcctagccatgcagtcgtgggtgaacagggagtacctgaggggactgagcacgcacccctgggcaGCTTCATTGAtgaggatcaacgtggcagatgtgttgatacctaccctcaccacctgggggtggcccgtcaggaagtccaggatccagttgcagagggaggtgtttagtcccaggatccttagcttagtgatgagctttgagggtacaatggtgttgaacgctgagctgtagtcaatgaatagcattctcacataagtgttccttttttccaggtgggaaagggcagtgtggagtgcaatagagattgcgtcatctgtggatctgtttagacggtatgcaaattggagtgggtctagggtttctgggataatgtttttgatgtgagccattaccgacctttcatagcacttcatggctacggacgtttgtgctacgggtctgtagtcatttatacaggttgcctttgtgttcttaggcacagggactatggtggtctgcttgaaacatgttggtattacagactcatgttgaaaatgtcagtgaagacacctgccagttggtcagcacatgcccggagaacatgtcctggtaatccgtttggcccCGCAgacttgtgtatgttgacctgattaaaggtcttactcacgtcggctacggagagcgtgatcacacagtcgtccgaaacagttgatgctctcattgcatgcctcagtgttgcttgcctcgaagcgagcatagaagtgatttagctcatctggtaggtttgtgtcactgggcagctagcggctgtgcttccctttgtagtctgtaatagtttgcaagccctgccacataacacgagtgtcggagccggtgtagtatgctTCAatattagccctgtattgacgctttgcctgtttaatggttcgtcgcagggcatagcaggatttcttgtaagcttccgggttagagtctcgCACCCTGAAATCggaagctctaccctttagctcagtgcgaatgttgcctgtaatccatggcttctggttggggtatgtacgtacagtcactgtggggacgacatcctcaatgcacttattgataaatccagtgactgatgtggtgtactcctcaatgccatcggaagaatcctggaacatgttccagtctgtgatagcaaagcagtcctgtagtttagcatctgcttcatctgaccacttttttatagaccgggtcactggtgcttcctgctttaatttttgcttgtaagccggaatcaggaggatagagttgtggtcggatttaccaaatggagggtgagggagagcttcgtacgcgtctctgtgtgtggagtacaggtgatctagaatttttttccctctggttgcacatttaacatgttgatggaaatttggtagaactgatttaagtttccctgcattaaagtctccgaccactaggagcaccgcctctgggtgagtggtttcctatTTGCTCATTTCCTtttacagctgactgagtgcggtcttagtgccagcatctgtctgtggtggtaaataaacagccacgaaaagtatagctgaaaactctctaagcaagtagtgtggcctgcaatttatcacaatatactctacttcaggcgagcaaaatctagatacttccttagatttcgtgctgTTCTTTCTTGCCGTTGCAGcttgtatcccgctagctgaatatccatgttgtcattcagccacgattccatgaaacataggatattacagtttttgatgtccctttggtaggatatttgtgatcgtacCTCATGTAGTTTATTATCCAaggattgcacgttggcgagtagtattgacaGTAAtagcagctttcccactcgccttttCCGGGTCTtgaccaggcatccggctctttgtcctctgtacctgtgtcgcttcctcttgcaaGTAATGGGGATGTCGGCCCTGTCGGGTGTTTGAAGAATGTTTTGTGCGTCTTACTTGttgaagaatttttttttttctgatcagaggtgagtgatcactCCTGATATCCTGAAGCTCTTTTTTTGCCATAAGATACAGTTGCAGAAACATtctgtacaaaataagttacaaataacgcgaaaaAAACACATTAGCACAAttcttccaagatggcgtagcagtaagtcgtcctgtctcgtcgtgtcccttgtatatatcgtatattttttgttttttacatatttttcttcgcatatctcttcaaaaacattttgctaaacctaagcttccaaatactctcctgcaacccgcctcacccaatgtagctatttttcctaaagtatttatatttacttcggaaccggaacccctcaactgaagctagccagctaaccaccagctatgctagcggtcttcagctaaccggtcatcagctaagctaacctttagctcggaaagctctcgccagctcgaacaacgcgactctaaccagagcataacggacctatttatttttcatccccggattcatccccggattcccaccgcaaacggaacatttttcagctggatcttcacaactagctatctagctaaaccgcaaccccggatgattactcctggctagcgcttccacccacttagcgtgaagctagcccggccagcgcacctgtactaccaccgtagcatactcctgggctacaatacccgggcccacgacaggtctatcgatgtcaccgcatgaagaggaataaacagactcaccccatcgcgacgtcccccaaaggctaactctctagccctcgctatctcccctGCTAATTTGGCCTGCTaaagcttgtctagccccggtccgctaactgccaccttgtttagcccgggcctacgaactgttagcttgttagcacaggcctgctaaccgtctgaatcgccgcgtcccaaacacgcaccggacccatactcactttctatctctttttgatttttaatctgtttatacctttccggaaacctgcctcacccaatgtgacacggaatcgctattatttttaatttttagaacacactcaagaacctccagaagccaaccagctaactagctacaagctatttagtcattgttaactttttttcaacctggataacactcgccagtccagctcccctgccccatccaccgctgccccctggacactgatctcttggctacatagctgatgcacgctggactgtccattaatcacggtactccattctgcttctttatgttttatctgtcggcccgttgtctagtcaacgccattttacctgctgttgttgtgctagctgattagctgttgtctcagctactgttttagctagctttcccaattcaacacctgtgattactatatgcctcgctgtatgtctcaaatgtcaatatgccttgtatactgttgctcaggttagttatcattgttttagttcacaatggagcccctagttctactcttcatacccctgatacctcctttgtcccacctcccacacatgcggtgacctcacccattacaaccagcatgtccagagatacaacctctctcatcatcacccagtgcctgggcttacctctgctgtacccgcaccccaccatacccctgtctgcgcattatgccctgaatatattctaccatgcccagaaacctgctcctcttattctctgtccccaacgctctaggcgaccagttctgatagcctttagccgcaccctcatactactccttctctgttccgcgggtgatgtggaggtaaacccaggccctgcatgtccccaggcaccctcatttgttgacttctgtgatcgtaaaagccttggtttcatgcatgtcaacatcagaagcctcctccctaagtttgttttactcactgctctagcacactctgctaaccctgatgtccttgctgtgtctgaatcctggctcaggaaggccaccaaaaattcagagatttccatacccaactataacatcttccgtcaagatagatctgccaaaggggaggagttgcagtctactgcagagatagcctgcaaagtaatgtcatactttccaggtccatacccaaacagttcgaactactaattttgaaaattactctctccagaaataagtctctcactgttgccgcctgctaccgaccccctcagctcccagctgtgccctggacaccatttgtgaattgatcgcccccatctagcctcagagtttgttctgttaggtgacctaaactgggatatgcttaacaccccgccagtcctacaatctaagctagatgccctcaatctcacacaaatcatcaaggaacccaccaggtacaaccctaactctgtaaacaagggcaccctcatagacgtcatcctgaccaactggccctccaaatacacctccgctgtcttcaaccaggatctcagcgatcactgcctcattgcctgtatccgctacagagccgcagtcaaacgaccacccctcatcacggtcaaacgctccctaaaacacttctgtgagcaggcctttctaatcgacctggcccgggtatcctggaaggacattgacctcatcccgtcagttgaggatgcctggtcattctttaaaagtaacttcctcaccattttagcattttagcataagcatgctccgttcaaaaaatgcagaactaagaacagatacagtccttggttcaccccagacctgactgccctcgaccagcacaaaaacatcctgtggcggactgcaatagtatcgaatagtccccgtgatatgcaactgttcagggaagtccggaaccaatacacgcagtcagtcaggaaagctaaggccagcttcttcaggcagaagtttgcatcctgtagctccaactccaaaaagttctgggacactgaagtccatggagaacaagagcacctcctcccagctgcccactgcactgaggctaggtaacacggtcaccaccgataaatccatgattatcgaaaacttcaataagcatttctcaacggctggccatgccttccgcctggctactccaacctcggccaagcctctccaagttctcctttacccaaatccagatagcagatgttctgaaagagctgcaaaacctggacccgtacaaatcagctgggcttgacaatctggaccccctatttctgaaactatccgccgccattgtcgcaacccctattaccagcctgttcaacctctctttcatatcgtctgagatccccaaggattggaaagctgccgcagtcatccccctcttcaaagggggagacaccctggacccaaactgttacagacctatatccatcctgccctgcctatctaaggtcttcgaaagccaagtcaacaaacaggtcactgaccatctcgaatcccaccgtaccttctccgctgtgcaatctggcttccgagccggtcacgggtgcacctcagccacactcaaggtactaaacaaaatcataaccgccatcgataaaagacagtactgtgcagccgtcttcatcgaccttgccaaggctttcgactctgtcaatcaccatattctcatcggcagactcagtagcctcggtttttcggatgactgccttgcctggttcaccaattactttgcagacagagttcagtgtgtcaaatcggagggcatgctgtctggtcctctggcagtctctatgggggtgccacagggttcaattctcgggctgactcttttctctgtgtatatcaatgatgttgctcttgctgcgggcgattccctgatccacctctacgcagacgacaccgttctatatactttcggcccgtcattggacactgtgctatctaacctccaaacaagcttcaatgccatacaacactccttccgtggcctccaactgctcttaaacgctagtaaaaccaaatgcatgcttttcaaccgatcgctgcctgcacccgcatgcccgactagcatcaccaccctggatggttccgaccttgaatatgtggacatctataagtacctaggtgtctggctagactgcaaactctccttccagactcatatcaaacatctccaatcaaaaatcaaatcaagagtcggctttctattccgcaacaaagcctccttcactcacgccgccaagcttaccctagtaaaactgactatcctaccaatcctcgacttcggcgatgtcatctacaaaatggcttccaacactctactcagcaaactggatgcagtatatcacagtgccatccgttttgtcactaaagcaccttataccacccaccactgcgacttgtatgctctagccggctggccctcgctacatattcgtcgccagacccactggctccaggtcatctacaagtccatgctaggtaaagctccgccttatctcagttcactggtcacgatggcaacacccatccgtagcacgcgctccagcaggtgtatctcactgatcatccctaaagccaacacctcatttggccgcctttcgttccagtactctgctgcctgtgactggaacgaattgcaaaaatcgctgaagttggagactcttatctccctcaccaacttcaaacatcagctatctgagcagctaaccgatcgctgcagctgtacatagtctattggtaaatagcccacccattttcacctacctcatccccatactgtttttatttatttacttttctgctcttttgcacaccaatatctctacctgtacatgaccatctgatcatttatcactccagtgttaatctgcaaaattgtaactattcgtctacctcctcatgccttttgcacacattgtatatagactccccctttgttttctactgtgttattggcttgttaattgtttattccatgtgtaactctgtgttgtctgctcacactgctatgctttatcttggccaggtcgcagttgtaaatgagaacttgttctcaactagcctacctggttaaataaaggtgaaataaaaaattaaaaaattaaaaaattggtTGGGcacccgtaaaactgctgccatttcttccggcgccattttcactgtagtttGGCCACCTTCCGACGTACAAGCCGCCAATGCCGGatgaggtggattgagacgcagccaatgcaaaaaaacagatGTCTCTAGCTTAAAGAGACAGAATTTGATCTGGAATTTTTTATTAGGCTAACATCAACTATAGGGGTTTAAATAATACACATTGGTATTTAAGCCAATTATATTAtatgactgagagactgaaaaacagctctcaaggccatcagcctgttaaacagccatcactagcacattagaggctgctgtctAATAACATAGaataggaatcactggccactttaaggaatggaacactagtcactttaataatgtttacatatctgg encodes the following:
- the LOC112261244 gene encoding protein shisa-9B-like, which produces MRGKYFILGYLLVKVMALVCKADGEPGQLEGFVMMTTCNGSREDEGASFSEPPHTEDRCRGYYDVMGQWDPPFVCKTGDYLYCCGTCGFRFCCSYKTSRLDQSTCKNYDTPVWMMTGQTPFKKNDLRHDPTKDKTNLIVYIICGVVAIMALVGIFTKLGLEKAHRPQRENMTRAVQSVLQVGCPGEQFQGEDTLAMHAQNYDTRANNLQGGQINNNGGPGPTMGQPHPYPSLSQQRPGKELNKYASLKLVAAKSNGDFYNKPRLMMELPSKGGLPLQHMNPMRPLNPMTNNAMSHNLMNNPTMTHNPMNNPMAHNNPMAHNKPMAYNNPMAHNNPMAHNNPMAHNNPMAHNNPMAHNNPMPHNNPMPHNNPMPHINPMPHINPMPHINPMPHINPMPHINPMVHNNPMAHNNPMPHNSSMLHNNPMPHNNPMPHIKPMSHTKPMSHNKTMSHIKPMSHINPMAHNNPMAHNNPMAHNNPMAHNNPMAHNNPMAQNNSMAHNNPMAHNNSMAHNNSMAHNNPMAHNNPVAHNNPMAHNNPMAHNNPMAHNNPLSPISTLGSLGPKPVATYITEMPSSLPILSSTYQGSTMLTAPKQNGQKTQRLSNSGDRLSNKGPGAMTMSSMTRTGTFPGPHHHTGTVPGPHHQQHHQYQQQQHHSLAYSSHTIAAPRGPKGWDGTETMGRRKGYGSKRPQCTVEQTNELLSQSRSQSHSQHFLPTQPYFVTNSKTEVTV